The following proteins are co-located in the Methanobacterium alcaliphilum genome:
- a CDS encoding fumarylacetoacetate hydrolase family protein, translating to MKFLRFKKRGKIKTGYLKGEEIIETSFPILDALKSPEKAFKSSIQSFLKEEVQILSPVIPSKIICVGLNYRDHARELNMEIPEEPIIFMKPPSGIIGQEDEIIYPQTSQEVDYEAEMAIIISDKAKNVTSTGAVDFIGGYTAMNDVTARDIQRKDGQWTRAKSFDTFCPLGPCIETEMDPDNQNISLKLNGEFKQNSNTKNMIFKVSDLVEFISDAMTLNPGDVIATGTPPGVGQMYPGDSVQVQIEDIGILENKVIKY from the coding sequence TTTAAGATTTAAAAAACGGGGAAAGATAAAAACAGGATATTTAAAGGGGGAAGAAATAATTGAAACATCTTTTCCAATTCTAGATGCATTGAAATCCCCTGAAAAAGCATTTAAATCAAGCATACAATCGTTCCTAAAAGAAGAAGTTCAAATATTGTCTCCGGTCATACCTTCAAAAATAATCTGTGTGGGTTTAAATTACAGGGATCATGCGCGGGAATTGAATATGGAAATCCCGGAAGAACCCATAATATTTATGAAGCCACCTTCAGGGATCATTGGTCAAGAAGATGAAATCATATATCCTCAAACATCTCAGGAAGTTGATTACGAGGCAGAAATGGCAATTATAATTTCGGATAAAGCCAAAAATGTAACTTCAACTGGGGCTGTGGATTTCATCGGAGGTTATACTGCGATGAATGATGTTACTGCTCGGGATATTCAGAGAAAAGATGGGCAATGGACAAGAGCCAAAAGTTTTGATACTTTCTGCCCGTTAGGGCCATGTATAGAAACTGAAATGGATCCAGATAATCAAAACATCTCTTTAAAATTAAATGGGGAATTTAAACAGAATTCCAATACAAAAAACATGATTTTTAAAGTAAGTGATTTGGTGGAATTTATATCGGATGCTATGACTTTAAATCCAGGGGATGTTATTGCAACTGGTACTCCTCCGGGGGTTGGGCAAATGTATCCTGGAGATTCAGTACAGGTCCAGATAGAAGATATTGGAATACTGGAAAATAAAGTTATAAAATATTAA